The genomic segment GTGAAGGTGCACCTCTGCTCAGTGTGCAAGGAGCCCAGATGCTGGTGGCCCCATTCCCTAGCACACTGTGATTCCCATGACCTTCCACCAATCTAGGAAAACAGGTAAACAGCAGTGCCTTAATCTCAGCCTCCATCTGTTCCAGTTCTTGGCTGAGCATCTCGATATAATGAAACACATTTGAGCCACTTCTCTGGTGGATAAACCTTAAGGATATAAGTGCATGTGTACGAAGTGgatgcaaaacaataaaaagaaaacaattacaGAATAGCAAATTGCATCAAACCCGTGCAGCAAACTTTCGAGGTAATTCTCAGTAAACAACGTTATGAATGTTAGTTCAAGTGTTCAGTCCAGGTGTGTATGAAGTCAGACAGCAGCTGGGAATATCACTACAGTGCAGTGTGCACATGGTTCAGGTTGCGTTTGTGTTCATCATCTGGTGGGTGTTGGTGTGATTAGAATAACAGCTCAAAGGCAGAAACTGCTTTTGAACCTGGAGGTTCTGGCTCGAATGTTCTGATGTCTCCTCCCACAGAGCAGTGGCTGAAACAGGAAGTGGCTGGGGGTGTGGGGGGTCAGTGATGATGCTTTTTTCCTCAGACGTCTTTTATTGTAAATGTCCTGTGTGGGCAGGAGGGCAGCAGTGGGTTTTGCAGGGCCTCCCGTTCCACAGCAGTggagctgctgtaccagactgtGATGTAGCTGGGCAGGATGCTCTCCACTGAGGAACTGCAGAAGTTCAGAGGAGCTGATGGGGCAGGTTGAGTCTCCCCAGCCTCCTGAGGAAATGAAGGCATTGGTGGACCTCGTTGACAAGGTGTGATGTGTTGGGTGACCAGGTGGAATCCCAGCCAGATAAACACTGAGGCATTTAAAGCAGCTCTGTCTTTCTGCCATGGTCTCCTCGATGCTTAAAGGTGTGTGCACTCTGCTCCCCTTCCTGAAATCAATAATAATCCCTTTGGTTTTGTCCACACTGACAGAAAGTTCGTTGTCTGTGCACCACTCTGTGGGAAGCTTCTCCTTTTCTCCGCACTTACTTGTTGTTCCTAGTGCTGAGGCTCACTACCATTGTGCCCTCAGTGAACGTGGTGATGGTGTTGGAGTTGTGCTTGGTGATGGAGTAGTGGGTGTACAGGGTGTAGATCATGAGTGATAGGACACAGACTTGTGGACAGCCTGTGCTAAGAGTGAGGGTGAGAGGAGTGTGGTCGCCAGTCCTGACAGACTGAGGCCTGCTGGAGAGGACATCCAGAAAACGGCTGTAGACTGTGTGAGTAACTCCTATGGTCTTGAGTTTTTGTCTTGAGTGATTCAAGCACATGACAGGTTCTTTGGTCTGGGGATAATGGTGGTGGTTTTGAAGCAGGTGGGAACAGCAGTCTGTGGAAGGAACAGGTTGACGTCTGTGAAAGTGACAGCCAGCTGGCTGTGACGGTTTCAGGACCCATCCTGGGACGCCATCAGATCTGATACCTTTGTTTGTGTGCACTCTCGACAGGGCTCTCTTCACCTTGTCTGTAGACGGCGCGAGTACTGCCTCTTCTGCAGAGAACCTCACTGGTCAGCTAAGCTTGGTTGATCTCAAAGCAGGCCTGGAATGAGCCGAGCTCAGCTGAACGGAGGCATGTGTGGTGGATGAGCAGCTGATGTTGCTCTTGTCGTCTGTCGCTGTCTGGATTCTCTTCCACATGAGAGTCCAAAACGGTGACAAAACCCTTTTCAGCTCAGTTGAAAACTCTGTCAGCTCTTCTCTCCTGTAACAGCGCTCTGTCCTACTTTAACcgttcatttgattttttctttagctttaatttctgctgtttaaaatCTGTTGTTATAATAGTGTTTTATCTTGTTTCTTTCCATTCTCCTCCAtgcttttatattttcattagaATTATCTTTGTATTTACTCATTTGTAAAGCATGCTGTATGACCACAGTGGAGGAAAGGTGCTAGATGAATAAACCTGCTGTGTCTTTTCAGAGAATAATAAGTTTCTTCATCTAAACACAAGTTCTTTTCTGCACAGAAGCTCAGGCCGTCAGTGTGAGCTGAAGGAGTTTTTCTCTGACTGTTGTGGTCTGTGGTTTCCTTGCTGCTTCTGGTGGGTTCCTGTTTGTATACACGTCTGAGTTTGTGATCTTCACGGTGTCAGAGTCAGTGGTGTGTTCACTTCTTAATATACAAGTCTGTTCATTTCCCATCCTGTGTTTTTGACTCTGCTGTTCATTTGAATACCTGAATACAGatgacaaacattttatttccttttctcttccttttctccttctcttctccttttctggTCATGCACATTTACAACACCTCCTGCAACATGACTGTCCAGCACAGAACCAGGAACAACCCTACCAGTGATGTTTATATTAATATACGTTTGATTTCCTCTTTtccattaaaatattatttagtGGGTCTCAGGACAACCTGTCAGAGTTCAGATTAGCATCATGGTCCAGCTCAGTaacaagttcagtcttaaacaAATGCATGTCTTACACGCGCATATCTTCCTTCCTGCCACATTGGTCCCTCTGATTGGTCCTCGCTTGTATCTCAAATAAAATGTGTAGGAGGCCAGACTGTTGCAGTTCTCACCAAAGGCTGCAGAAAGGATGCATGGAGGGCACTAGTGAGCACTGGACCAACAGCTGGTCTATCTTTTCTACTGTCCTGTGCTCAGTGGTTGTATAGGTGTAGTAACTGGTGCTCTTATTCGACAGACCAACTATCACATTGTTCACTTGGTTGGTTCTAGACTTAGCCAGAACTATGGTCAACGACATAAGTTGCTTCAAACTATACGTTTCAAGCTACACCCACTATTATGTAGGTAAGGCCCTGAGGTGTAATGTTAGCCCTTTAAATGTTCGTGTACAAACTAATGGTAATGCAGTGACACAGCGAACATTATGTCTCTTTGCCAACCTGGGAAATTACTCTAACTTCATTATCGATCTCAGGTTCAAACAAGGATTTAAGGACAGAAGAGAGAACCATTGGGGCTGAGTGCTGCAGGCAGTTCTGCTCATTCTCAATGAGCTGCAGCTGTTTAATGGTCCAGTTAAGAGACCATTACAGTAGTCCACCCTGCTGGAGACAGAAGCATGGAGGAGCTTCTCAGGGTCTTGTTGGGGCACCAAACCTTTGGTTCTGGCTGTATATTTAAGATGATGTGCGGCTGATTTGCTGATTGCTTTGAAGTAGCAGGTGAAGGTAAGATCTGAGTGTTTTAAAATGCTGAGATTTCAGACTTGGTCTTCGGTTTTTAGATGCTGAGAGTTGAGCTGTTTACTAATATTAACTTTCTTCTCTTTGACAAACACAGTAATCTCTGTTTTGTTCCTATTTAACTGAAAGAAAATGTGCTCATTGAAatggtcattattattattattgttattattattattatcagtagtagtagttgtgtTCAATTACAAAGTGAATTAGATCATTTCTTTTATTCAAAGCATGGCACAACCTGTCCTCTGCTTTATTTCTTATACGAGTGGGTGATGACTGCAGTGAAACATCTTAAATTAAAAGCTTTGAACGATTAGACACAATATTGTGTGAGTGGCAGCTGAGATGCTCCACCTCCTATCAGTGTCTCCACCTCCCATCAGTGTCTCAGCCTCCCAGCAGTGTCTCCACCTCCCAGCAGTGTCTCCACCTCCCAGCAGTGTCTCCACCTCCCATCAGTGTCTCAGCCTCCTATCAGAGTCTCCACCTCCCAGCAGTGTCTCCACCTCCCAGCAGTGTCTCCACCTCCCATCAGTGTCTCAGCCTCCTATCAGAGTCTCCACCTCCCAGCAGTGTCTCCACCTCCCAGCAGTGTCTCCACCTCCTTGAGGAAGTTCTCTCTTTATCAGCCTCTGTTTTCTGCTCTGCTCAGACAGAACTCTCTGCTCTGCGTCAGGATGAAGCTCCTCACTCTGCTCCTGCTGCTGGGGGTCACCTCACTGACCGAGTCTGAGGTCGTGCAGTCTTTCAAAAGTAAATGCCCTCAGTTCTTCTTCTTAGGACACCTGCCATCAGCAAAACGTGTGGCCACTCCGACTGTTCTCCGTGGACGAAAATATAAGCAGATTTGTCAGCGTTGGAAAAACCAGTACAGATTCGCCACTCTCTACGACACCAAGAGCAGGATCCCCGTCTACTCTGCATACACGTACAACAGTAGCAATCAATTTCCACGAGACAAATACTGGAAGGTCGAACCTCAGGTGAGTAAACTGTGTGAACTCTAAAGGATGTATCCAACGCAATACTGactcaaaaaacaacaacaacaatacaatGGAACATGGCCaagtggccagtccatcacaggtcTCTGACAGTGACCACTCCAGAAAACAGATCTTCAGTCCAAGCTTGTTTCTGCACGAAATTTCAGTCTTGCTTTCTTCACTTTTGTCAAAAAATCTATTAGTTTTCAAGGCAGGACATAAATAAAGATTTACTTGTAAAAGAAAAGACAGTAGGGAAGCTGGTAGCTCTTACTGGCTGCCAGAAAACTGAATATATGTTCTGAAAGCATTGAGAAAATTCATCAATGCAAAACTTGCAGTGCATGGGATGTGGTCATAACATATCATTGCACATTTATGGTCTGTTGGCTGCCAAGCTAAacgttttaaagttttaaatcttttaaatcAGTCCAGATCTGAGTCATCTACCGTTGGCTTCAGGTGTTTGGTTACACAGAGCACATCTGGAATAatagaaatgttttttattaacGATGGACGGCATCCAGTAGATGCAGGGATGTGGATGTAGCTAAAGCTATGCCCACACTGCCACACAAAGCCTGAGTTAGAAGAATGGGGTGGAAAGAGATTCCTTTAGGCCATGTGTCCGACTCCAGTCCTTGCGGGTCAAAACGCTGTGGACTTCAGCACacagcctcattaaacacacctgatgcaGCTCATCAGTTGATCAGCAagaccttcatgaactgaattcggCCGGTAGATGAGGGTGAACGCTAATCTCCGTAGCACCCTGGTCCAGGAGGTCCCCAGTTCGACATGCCTGCTTTATGTCATTCAATTCTTTGAAGTCCTGGCTTCCTGCTAGGCCAACCACGGCCACCAGAGGGAGGAAAGACTGCTGACTGGCGTCAGCTGTTAGGCATCCTGCATGAAGAGAGCtcaaatgatcttcttctttGTTTGCCATTAGTTTCTGTGTTTCCATTACTTCTCCAGTGGTGAGCTGGTCTGGATCCTACCTCCAGCTCCATATTCTTAAGTTCTTTAGTTCTCTCCTTGCGTTATCAGTGCTCTGATAACCCCAACAATCATTACTGGTTTTCTACTTATGATGGGGAGGTGGCTTAGCCCATAGTTCTCTGGTTTCCCAATAGGGGGatgattctttttttcctttgattcCTATGTGGATAAAGGTAGCAACCAACTTAGAATTATCATTAAAATTTCTCCAAAAATGCATATATTGGCTTTAGATTATGGGGTAAAGACAAAGGGGTGTGCCTGAATTTAGCAGTTAATTTACTAAGACGGCAAAAAAGTCTCATAAACTGCCGTCATTGTTAAAGGAATTCTCTCAAACTGTCGAGATGAACGTAAATTTACACGTGGTTTTAAAAGGCAGAGGAAAATTGACAAAAAGACTGGCCTCAGCGAGATTCTCAAACTTTACATACTACACTGTATTTACTAAATGGATAACCCCACCCATTTTTCCTCAGTCCCCTCTCAGATGCATTGGGAtgcatttgtacattttaattcaGTGAACACGGATAAACTGCTCGATTAGGATCATCTGACAGTTTCAGAACAAGTGGGCAGAATGCAAGCAGTTCTGCCTCAAACTGCACCAAACTCTCAGAATATCTAATGGCTTAGATCTGTTACTGAGGTCATTTGAGTCATTCAGTGTCTGTGAtaaataaatcagtttaatctgttctgctgtgctgcCATTGTTCAGCCCTGCTCATGACTTCCTGTGAGGTGAATTGGGACATTGAGACTCTTCTGATGTAGAAATCTGTCAAACTAAAATGAGGCAAGCAGCCGTTTTCCTTTATTACATGCAGATCCTTAAAACcccattttacatttacatttccagcgtttagcagacgctctgatccagagcgccTTACAGGAAGAGCTTCGCCTCTCTAGAGAGAgtctctctgctagttaccagtcgtttagagagagagacggtcctgagctcagatactgatagagacacagtcactgatacagagagagaaggagcagagctgaactcagAACTCCAATGcccagtgcaatacaataaaatatgatgtagaagtgcagcttataattcagcgCTGATTTAAGAGCTGTGTAAAGAGACCGTCTTCAGTCTGTGCTTGAAcacagtgagagactctgctgctCGGACAGCCAGCGGGACttcattcccccacctgggctccaggACAGAGAACATTCAGATACCTCAAGTTTCTCCAAGCATAAAATAAAGAGCATTAACTGACCGTTTACAATAGTCCTTCATTTCACTCTGCTAGCTGGACAGTAAGCATGCTAAAGGCTGATATATGAGACTTTGAATTGAAAGAGGGTGAATTTTCCTTTTCCTAGAACTAAAATCTTAAACAGAGATCTGAACGACAAACGATTCCTGGAAGAGTTTATTCAGGGTGAAGAACGTCTCCGCTATTCTAATATTTCtgattaatgtttttatttgtcctTCTCTTCCTTCATGACAGCTGGATCTGCCATGGAATCGAGAGAACAGTAACATGGCATCAGAATCAGAAATGAATGCCAGTTTGACGTCCACGTTTGAACATCAGGCTCTGGTAAAAGACTACAGTGGAGACTGCTGTGGAAAGATCACCAGAGGCCATTTGTTTCCAAAGAGTTACGCTGCTGATAAGGACCAGGGAGATTCCACCTTCACGCTCACCAACATAGCACCACAAACACAGGAGTGCAACAATCAGTGGGCCGAGCAGGTGGAGGAACCGATGCTCagttatataaaaacaaagtgcACGCTAAGAGAAAGCTTCCCAGCCTACATCGTGACTGGAGTGGTCCCAGGAAATACATGGCTGGAAATAAAAAGAGGGAACAGAGCCATTAAACAGGGAGTTAACATTCCCACTCACTACTGGACTGCTTTCACTTGTGCTAACAGTACAGGAAAAGTTTCTCACGCCTACATCGCCCAGCAAAGCCACTGCAAGGATAATCGTCAGACCAAATTTAAAAAACTAGAGATGACTGTTGCTAAGCTGGAAGAGAAGCTCAAAGACCTGTATAATCAGTCATTCAGCGTGTTCAGGAATACAAAGATCTAAATCACAGTcttcattttaatgttctgCTTCTGTGTCCACATCGCAGTGCAGTCATAGttgtacatttaaaattttaatcagTAAAGATGATTTTGGCTAAATTTGCTTTGCTGTGATTATATAACGCCACAGTCAGGATGTTCAGAGAAGTGAAGATGGTGAGATGTTGGTGTTAGTGAAGGAAACTCTTTCAGGCCATGAAGAGAGAAGTGTTTAGAAGGACATGTAGCTGTTGTACGTTTATGTATTCCTGTGTTCCTGATAAATGAGTTCTTCTGCTGAGCTTCAATAAACGCTGCTGTGAAACTGGATGAGTCTCTGTTTTTTACAGTCACATGGAGAAGATCACagcctgtttatgtacaaacagccCCTAATGGGTTTCAGTCAGGACTGTCCACCAGTGTTTCCTCAGAAATGTACGAGAACATGGCCTGATCCTCTCGCCTTTGGACACTGAAAACTCAGTTCAGAATGTATTTGTGTAACACTGCAGTCTCAGTGGAGCAGGAGTGACACATCAGAGGATCCACTGTGGGCAAACTGGTCTGGACAGGTGAACAGGTACACCTGTTGAAGGTTATCATCAAACAAGAGTGGCAGTTAGATATTCTGCAGATTCATAAAAGTGACTGACCACTAATGTAACTGTAATGAGACACTATGGAGTGGAAAGTTGAAGGTTCCAGGGTGTAAAGTGTACTCAGAATTCCTGTTGAAGTACTGCTACTGTTATAATTACAAGTAATAGAGAAGAAAAAGTACTCAGGTAAGAGTGAATAAGTAGTTCAGTTACCTGAGTAACTGAGATGGATATCTGCAGCCTATTACATGGGAAAAGCCCTGAGCCCTGAGGCTGTTCACAGTACACTCTGGCTCTGCCACTGCACATGTACA from the Pygocentrus nattereri isolate fPygNat1 chromosome 6, fPygNat1.pri, whole genome shotgun sequence genome contains:
- the LOC108416148 gene encoding endonuclease domain-containing 1 protein-like, translating into MKLLTLLLLLGVTSLTESEVVQSFKSKCPQFFFLGHLPSAKRVATPTVLRGRKYKQICQRWKNQYRFATLYDTKSRIPVYSAYTYNSSNQFPRDKYWKVEPQLDLPWNRENSNMASESEMNASLTSTFEHQALVKDYSGDCCGKITRGHLFPKSYAADKDQGDSTFTLTNIAPQTQECNNQWAEQVEEPMLSYIKTKCTLRESFPAYIVTGVVPGNTWLEIKRGNRAIKQGVNIPTHYWTAFTCANSTGKVSHAYIAQQSHCKDNRQTKFKKLEMTVAKLEEKLKDLYNQSFSVFRNTKI